From Desulfuromonas soudanensis, the proteins below share one genomic window:
- a CDS encoding 5-formyltetrahydrofolate cyclo-ligase yields MPKKSIRETLLARRKHLAAETCLGRSLLIQRRLLETAEFRGAAAVALYSPILNEVFTEELFRAARQMGKQVAYPRVSGGNLEFVVTTGAEEMRPGAFNVLEPTGEETIPFAALDMVVVPGVAFDPCGHRLGYGKGFYDRVLCRKEEGRILVGLCFELQLVCALPAEVHDVAMDLLITEERVLRMDLAAQGVQS; encoded by the coding sequence ATGCCCAAAAAATCCATCAGAGAAACGCTGTTGGCCCGGCGCAAGCATCTGGCCGCCGAGACCTGTCTGGGCCGTAGCCTCCTGATTCAGAGGCGCCTTCTGGAAACCGCCGAGTTTCGGGGGGCGGCCGCCGTGGCCCTCTACAGTCCCATTCTCAATGAAGTCTTTACTGAAGAGCTGTTTCGCGCCGCCCGGCAAATGGGGAAGCAGGTTGCCTATCCGCGGGTGAGCGGCGGAAATCTGGAGTTTGTGGTCACAACCGGGGCCGAGGAGATGCGTCCCGGGGCTTTCAATGTCCTTGAGCCGACCGGGGAGGAAACGATTCCCTTTGCGGCCCTGGACATGGTGGTCGTTCCCGGGGTGGCCTTTGATCCATGCGGGCATCGCCTCGGCTATGGCAAGGGCTTTTACGATCGGGTCCTGTGCCGCAAGGAGGAAGGTCGGATCCTCGTCGGCCTCTGTTTCGAGCTGCAGCTGGTATGTGCTTTGCCGGCCGAGGTTCACGATGTCGCCATGGATCTGCTGATTACGGAGGAACGTGTCCTGCGCATGGATCTAGCTGCGCAGGGTGTGCAGTCATAG
- the smc gene encoding chromosome segregation protein SMC, protein MKIKRVEILGFKSFVDKVTLDFQQGITSIVGPNGCGKSNTVDAIRWAMGEQNAKNLRGRAMEDIIFGGSESRKPLGMAEVTMIFANDDGLAPPAFRDYAEIMVTRRLYRNGESEYLLNKTPCRLLDITELFMDTGVGARAYSIIEQGKIGMILSAKPEDRRFLIEEAAGVTKYKSRKKSALRKIDGTKQNLLRLGDIVSEVRRQLGSLKRQAQKAQRYREYREELRQIETRIALQRLEELQIEAEGVVSQEEEYGSVLELLQGQLAQGELQLEELRLLQAAAEKDVSQGQEQVFHLTSEMQRIEGRIGFGEKEHEGLELQKERLAVENEETARRLADVDREEESLAASETALASSLEQEVSRLVEGESALGELTDGERDLSVTLETTRGALFALLTELSRLGSQQADAGRRLESLAERTARNRQEAVALREQLEEGELRAGELEVALRSFRDRQDLLRQEQEEGGRLLAALRRQIEENENALLVRREDLSRASSRLESLQELERNLEGYGGGVRTVMREAPRRERFLGMIADLMEVPAEWEVAVEAVLGENLQALLVADSADAWETLTFLQQKGGRSTFLLPVPPPAPFFALAGSLPLTERVVPRAGAEAAVASLLQGVFVVPSLEPFLNQALPLGVTLVTAGGESLTYRGELHGGGQEELDGGLLHKKREMKELASLIGEAEGDVSALQEQRRELREQLQQGEEAQQEIAAALHRKEIKVADCEKDLGRLRQEAQRVLERLEVLSLEEDQLHEERETLEGQKTAAESGRQEKEGEKLAQENAVARLQEELRVQRQTLDKIREEVTTRKVAVASLREREEGGRRSLERLEALRQELRGRLVLIRSRQEEAELSQARLGQERERLRVELDVLYRRREEENARYLALRERFDAGGQQVEEQELALKGVRARLTEARDALATVQLKVRELGLETEHLVQSFQDRYRIDLLEVQAPREDKALDPDVAGRRLGELRRLVDEMGEVNLTAIEEYQELETRYEFLAGQQEDLRQSLEGLQSAITKINRTTRKRFRETFDLVNAKFQEVFPRLFRGGTAELRLTDEQDLLETGIEIVVQPPGKRLQNVNLLSGGEKALTAVALIFSIFLIKPTPFCMLDEVDAPLDDANIGRFNEMVREMSAVSQFIIITHNKRTMEIADSLYGVTMEEPGVSKLVSVRINEF, encoded by the coding sequence ATGAAAATCAAACGGGTAGAAATTCTCGGCTTCAAATCTTTTGTCGATAAGGTGACCCTCGACTTTCAGCAGGGAATCACGTCCATCGTCGGCCCCAACGGTTGCGGCAAGAGCAATACCGTCGATGCCATCCGCTGGGCGATGGGAGAGCAAAACGCCAAGAATCTCCGTGGCCGGGCCATGGAGGACATCATCTTCGGGGGGAGCGAGTCCCGCAAGCCGTTGGGAATGGCCGAGGTCACCATGATCTTTGCCAACGACGACGGCCTGGCTCCTCCGGCCTTTCGCGACTATGCCGAGATCATGGTCACCCGCCGCCTTTACCGCAACGGTGAAAGCGAATATCTGCTCAACAAGACCCCCTGCCGGCTTCTGGACATCACCGAACTGTTCATGGATACCGGGGTGGGTGCCCGGGCCTATTCGATCATCGAGCAGGGAAAGATCGGCATGATTCTCAGCGCCAAGCCCGAGGATCGCCGATTTCTCATCGAAGAGGCCGCCGGCGTCACCAAATACAAGTCACGGAAAAAATCGGCCCTGCGCAAGATTGACGGCACCAAGCAGAACTTGCTGCGTCTCGGCGATATCGTCTCCGAGGTGCGCCGGCAGCTCGGCAGTCTCAAACGTCAGGCGCAGAAGGCCCAGCGCTATCGGGAATACCGCGAAGAACTGCGCCAGATCGAAACCCGTATCGCCCTGCAGCGCCTCGAGGAACTCCAGATCGAGGCCGAAGGGGTCGTCAGTCAGGAGGAAGAATACGGCAGCGTTCTCGAGCTCCTCCAGGGGCAGCTGGCGCAGGGGGAGTTGCAGCTGGAGGAGCTGCGTTTGCTGCAGGCCGCGGCGGAAAAGGATGTTTCCCAGGGTCAGGAGCAGGTTTTTCATCTGACCTCCGAAATGCAGCGCATCGAGGGACGCATCGGCTTCGGCGAGAAGGAGCACGAGGGTCTGGAGCTGCAGAAGGAGCGCCTGGCCGTCGAAAACGAGGAAACCGCTCGGCGCCTGGCCGATGTCGACCGGGAGGAGGAATCCCTTGCCGCCAGCGAAACCGCCCTGGCCTCCAGTCTGGAGCAGGAGGTGTCGCGCCTGGTCGAGGGGGAATCGGCTCTCGGGGAATTGACCGACGGGGAGCGGGATCTGTCCGTCACCCTCGAAACGACTCGCGGCGCCCTCTTCGCCCTGCTCACCGAACTCTCCCGGCTCGGCAGCCAGCAGGCGGATGCCGGGCGGAGGCTCGAATCGCTGGCCGAGCGCACGGCCCGCAACCGCCAGGAAGCCGTGGCCCTGCGGGAACAATTGGAGGAGGGGGAGCTGCGGGCCGGCGAACTCGAGGTCGCCCTGCGGAGCTTTAGAGATCGACAGGACCTGCTGCGCCAGGAACAGGAGGAGGGCGGGCGGCTCCTTGCCGCGCTGCGCCGGCAGATCGAGGAGAATGAAAATGCCCTTCTGGTGCGCCGCGAGGACCTGAGCCGAGCCAGCTCCCGCCTCGAGTCGCTGCAGGAGTTGGAGCGCAACCTCGAAGGGTACGGCGGCGGGGTCAGAACCGTGATGCGCGAAGCCCCGCGGCGCGAACGGTTTCTCGGCATGATCGCCGATCTCATGGAGGTGCCGGCCGAGTGGGAAGTGGCCGTGGAGGCCGTCCTCGGCGAGAACCTGCAGGCCCTGCTGGTGGCCGACTCCGCCGATGCCTGGGAAACCCTGACCTTTCTGCAGCAAAAGGGGGGGCGCAGCACCTTCCTTCTCCCCGTCCCCCCTCCCGCGCCTTTTTTCGCCCTTGCCGGGAGCCTTCCCCTGACGGAAAGGGTCGTTCCCCGTGCCGGCGCCGAAGCAGCCGTGGCCTCCCTCCTTCAGGGCGTCTTTGTCGTCCCTTCCCTGGAGCCCTTTCTGAACCAGGCTCTCCCCCTCGGCGTGACTCTGGTGACGGCCGGGGGGGAGAGTCTCACCTATCGCGGGGAGTTGCACGGCGGCGGTCAGGAGGAGCTGGATGGCGGACTCCTCCACAAAAAACGGGAGATGAAGGAGTTGGCCTCTCTCATCGGGGAGGCGGAGGGAGACGTGTCGGCCCTTCAGGAACAGCGGCGGGAATTGCGGGAGCAATTGCAGCAGGGAGAAGAAGCCCAGCAGGAAATCGCTGCGGCTCTGCACCGCAAGGAAATCAAGGTTGCCGACTGCGAAAAAGACCTGGGGCGTCTGCGTCAGGAGGCACAACGGGTGCTGGAGCGACTGGAGGTCTTGAGTCTCGAGGAGGATCAGCTTCACGAGGAACGGGAGACACTCGAGGGGCAGAAAACCGCCGCCGAGAGCGGACGTCAGGAAAAAGAAGGGGAAAAGCTCGCCCAGGAAAATGCCGTCGCCCGCCTTCAGGAGGAGTTGCGGGTTCAGCGGCAGACTCTGGATAAAATCCGCGAGGAGGTGACGACCCGCAAGGTGGCCGTGGCCAGTCTTCGGGAGCGGGAGGAAGGGGGGAGGCGCAGCCTGGAGCGACTGGAGGCCCTCCGCCAGGAATTGCGCGGACGTCTGGTGCTGATCAGGAGTCGTCAGGAAGAAGCCGAGCTCTCCCAGGCCCGCCTCGGTCAGGAGCGGGAACGGCTGCGTGTTGAGTTGGATGTCCTTTACCGGCGGCGCGAAGAGGAAAACGCCCGCTACCTCGCCCTTCGCGAACGGTTCGATGCGGGGGGGCAACAGGTCGAGGAACAGGAATTGGCGCTCAAGGGTGTCCGCGCCCGACTGACCGAGGCGCGGGATGCCCTGGCAACGGTCCAGCTCAAGGTGCGTGAGTTGGGGCTGGAAACCGAGCATCTGGTCCAGAGTTTCCAGGATCGCTACCGTATAGACCTCCTCGAGGTCCAGGCTCCGCGGGAGGACAAGGCTCTTGACCCCGATGTGGCCGGCCGTCGTCTCGGCGAGCTGCGGCGCCTCGTGGATGAAATGGGGGAAGTCAACCTGACGGCCATCGAGGAGTATCAGGAACTGGAGACCCGGTACGAATTTCTTGCCGGCCAGCAGGAGGATCTGCGCCAGTCCCTCGAAGGATTGCAGTCCGCCATCACCAAAATCAACCGCACCACCCGCAAACGTTTTCGCGAGACCTTCGACCTTGTCAATGCCAAGTTTCAGGAAGTCTTCCCCCGGCTCTTCCGCGGCGGCACGGCGGAACTTCGCCTGACCGACGAGCAGGATCTCCTGGAGACGGGGATCGAGATCGTTGTTCAGCCTCCGGGAAAGAGACTGCAAAACGTCAACCTTCTCTCCGGAGGCGAAAAGGCCCTGACCGCCGTCGCCTTGATCTTTTCCATTTTTCTCATCAAACCGACCCCCTTCTGCATGCTCGACGAGGTCGACGCCCCCCTGGATGATGCCAACATCGGTCGGTTCAACGAAATGGTTCGGGAGATGTCGGCGGTTTCCCAGTTCATCATCATCACCCACAACAAGCGAACCATGGAGATTGCCGATTCCCTCTACGGCGTCACCATGGAAGAGCCCGGCGTTTCCAAACTTGTTTCGGTGCGAATCAATGAATTCTAG
- the ftsY gene encoding signal recognition particle-docking protein FtsY codes for MTPEAPVTPPPPPAAAREGEESAPARTPAEAVPPAVIAPPLNLLERMRAGLAKTQTSLVGRIDALLGAGKKVDADLLEEIEEILITADLGMKTTRELMGSLEKRFDGTDGATPEALRRALQEEIGARLRLEAAPIDYSAASPFVIMVVGVNGVGKTTTIGKLAHYLSSQGKKVVLGAGDTFRAAAAEQLVIWGERSGVDVIRHDEGSDPAAVAFDAARAAVARKADVLILDTAGRLHTKVNLMEELKKVRRVLDREIPGAPHETLLVLDATTGQNALVQARLFKETVAISGIALTKLDGTARGGIVVAIGCELNLPVRFVGIGEGIDDLRPFEPDLFVEALFQRD; via the coding sequence GTGACTCCTGAGGCGCCCGTAACTCCCCCGCCTCCGCCCGCTGCCGCCAGAGAAGGGGAGGAATCTGCGCCGGCCAGGACTCCGGCAGAGGCCGTCCCTCCCGCCGTCATTGCGCCGCCGCTCAATCTCCTTGAACGGATGCGGGCCGGTCTGGCCAAGACCCAGACCTCTCTGGTCGGGCGGATCGATGCCCTTCTCGGCGCCGGAAAGAAGGTCGATGCCGATCTGTTGGAGGAAATCGAAGAAATCCTCATCACCGCCGACCTCGGGATGAAAACGACCCGGGAGCTGATGGGTTCTCTGGAAAAACGATTTGACGGCACCGACGGAGCGACTCCCGAAGCCCTGCGCCGAGCCCTTCAGGAAGAGATCGGGGCCCGCCTCCGCCTGGAGGCTGCCCCCATCGATTACTCGGCGGCTTCTCCCTTCGTCATTATGGTGGTGGGAGTCAACGGCGTCGGCAAGACCACGACCATCGGCAAGCTCGCCCATTATCTCAGCAGCCAGGGGAAGAAGGTGGTCCTCGGGGCGGGAGATACATTCCGGGCGGCGGCAGCCGAGCAGCTTGTTATCTGGGGGGAGCGCTCCGGAGTCGATGTCATCCGCCATGACGAAGGGTCCGACCCCGCCGCCGTCGCCTTCGACGCCGCCAGGGCGGCCGTGGCCAGGAAGGCGGACGTGCTGATTCTCGACACCGCAGGGCGCCTGCACACCAAGGTGAACCTCATGGAAGAGCTAAAAAAGGTGCGGCGGGTGCTGGATCGCGAAATTCCCGGGGCTCCCCACGAAACGCTGCTGGTTCTCGATGCCACCACCGGGCAGAATGCCTTGGTGCAGGCTCGCCTCTTCAAGGAGACGGTGGCCATCTCCGGGATTGCGCTGACCAAGCTCGACGGCACCGCCCGGGGGGGGATCGTCGTCGCCATCGGATGCGAACTCAATCTGCCGGTGCGCTTTGTCGGGATCGGCGAAGGGATTGACGACCTGCGTCCCTTCGAACCGGACCTCTTCGTCGAAGCCCTCTTCCAAAGGGATTGA
- the rny gene encoding ribonuclease Y: MKIEIIMILVAGAALVAGVLLGLLLRRKLAETKMASAQKSAVQIVDEAKKEADILRKDAIIQAKDAVIQAKSEWEQESRELRREIQSQEKRLVQKEEALDRKVAQVESRDEELGQWEKDLDQRDRGLKEREKEIVKLIDEQKARLEALSGMSSEDAKNRLMEAMESEARHDAAKGIKQIEDEAKENADKKAKEILALAIQRYAGDYVAEKTVSVVPLPSDDMKGRIIGREGRNIRAIEAATGIDLIIDDTPEAVIISGFNPVRREVARISLERLLADGRIHPARIEEVVNKAAQEVDESIREAGEQATFDVGVHGIHPEIIKLIGRLRYRTSYGQNVLQHSLEVSFLCGIMAAELGINVKQAKRAGLLHDIGKAVDHEVEGSHAVIGADLARKYGEAAHIVHALAAHHEDEKPETILAILVQAADALSGARPGARREMLETYVKRLADLERIGTSFAGVTSCFAIQAGREIRVMVSSEEVSDAHSHALARDIARKIENEMTYPGQIKVNVIRETRAIEYAK, from the coding sequence TTGAAAATAGAAATCATCATGATTCTGGTGGCCGGTGCAGCCCTCGTCGCAGGCGTTCTGCTGGGATTGCTGTTGCGGCGTAAACTCGCCGAGACGAAAATGGCCAGTGCCCAGAAGTCGGCGGTGCAGATCGTCGATGAGGCCAAAAAAGAGGCGGATATTCTGCGCAAGGATGCCATCATTCAGGCCAAGGATGCCGTTATTCAAGCCAAATCCGAATGGGAGCAGGAATCCCGCGAATTGCGCCGTGAGATCCAGTCTCAGGAAAAACGTCTCGTTCAGAAGGAAGAAGCCCTCGATCGCAAGGTGGCCCAGGTTGAAAGCAGGGATGAGGAGTTGGGTCAGTGGGAAAAGGACCTGGATCAACGGGACAGGGGTCTTAAGGAACGGGAGAAGGAGATTGTCAAGCTGATAGACGAGCAGAAGGCCCGGCTCGAGGCCCTCTCGGGGATGAGTTCCGAAGATGCCAAGAATCGTTTGATGGAGGCCATGGAGAGCGAAGCTCGCCATGACGCCGCCAAGGGTATCAAGCAGATTGAGGATGAGGCCAAGGAAAATGCCGACAAGAAGGCCAAGGAGATCCTTGCCCTGGCCATTCAGCGCTATGCCGGCGATTACGTCGCCGAGAAGACGGTCAGCGTGGTGCCCCTCCCCTCCGATGACATGAAGGGACGCATCATCGGCCGCGAGGGTCGCAACATTCGCGCCATCGAGGCGGCAACAGGGATCGATCTGATCATTGACGACACCCCCGAGGCTGTGATCATCTCCGGCTTCAATCCGGTGCGCCGGGAAGTGGCCCGCATTTCTCTCGAACGCCTCCTTGCCGATGGCCGTATCCATCCTGCCCGCATCGAGGAGGTTGTCAACAAGGCCGCTCAGGAGGTTGATGAGTCGATTCGCGAGGCCGGGGAACAGGCGACCTTCGATGTCGGCGTCCATGGCATCCACCCCGAAATCATCAAACTCATCGGCCGCCTGCGCTACCGGACTTCCTACGGTCAGAACGTCCTCCAGCATTCGCTGGAGGTTTCCTTTCTTTGCGGGATCATGGCCGCTGAACTGGGGATCAACGTCAAGCAGGCCAAACGGGCCGGCCTGCTGCACGATATCGGCAAGGCCGTGGACCACGAAGTCGAGGGGTCCCACGCCGTCATCGGTGCCGACCTTGCCCGCAAGTATGGCGAGGCCGCCCATATCGTCCATGCCCTGGCGGCCCACCATGAGGATGAGAAGCCCGAAACCATTCTGGCCATCCTCGTGCAGGCGGCCGACGCCCTCTCCGGAGCCCGTCCCGGTGCCCGCCGCGAAATGCTGGAAACCTACGTCAAACGGCTCGCCGATCTCGAGCGCATCGGGACCTCCTTTGCCGGCGTCACCAGCTGTTTCGCCATTCAGGCCGGGCGGGAGATTCGGGTCATGGTCTCCAGCGAAGAGGTTTCCGATGCCCATTCCCACGCCCTGGCCAGGGATATCGCCCGCAAGATCGAAAACGAAATGACCTACCCCGGGCAGATCAAGGTCAACGTGATCCGGGAAACGCGGGCCATCGAGTACGCGAAGTAA
- a CDS encoding roadblock/LC7 domain-containing protein, with protein sequence MPFKKILGQLVDNVPGAQGAIIADWEGEAVDHVSRIDDYELKVIGAHKGVILTNLRAAIVRLEGEDLEEMVITTEKVQTLVMPVTREYFLLLSLDRGDALGRARFEARRCVKRLQKEFA encoded by the coding sequence ATGCCGTTTAAGAAGATTCTGGGGCAACTCGTGGACAATGTCCCCGGGGCCCAGGGAGCGATCATCGCCGACTGGGAAGGGGAGGCGGTCGATCATGTCTCGCGCATCGACGATTACGAGCTCAAAGTCATCGGCGCCCACAAGGGGGTGATCCTGACCAATCTCCGCGCGGCCATTGTCCGCCTCGAGGGGGAAGACCTCGAGGAGATGGTCATCACCACGGAGAAGGTTCAGACGCTGGTGATGCCGGTGACGCGGGAGTATTTTCTCCTCCTCTCCCTGGATCGGGGAGACGCCCTGGGGCGGGCCCGGTTCGAGGCGCGCCGCTGCGTGAAACGTCTGCAGAAGGAATTCGCCTGA
- a CDS encoding cell division protein ZapA has translation MKHAVQVTVLGQQYTVKTAADPCEVRKVAAFVNERVAEVTLGNKVVDTLNIAVLALMNLAGAHLRMQEEMAEDQGMQGRLEGLIRRLDDVCPESCSAGSGSPPGSEES, from the coding sequence TTGAAGCATGCCGTTCAGGTTACGGTTCTTGGCCAGCAGTACACCGTAAAAACGGCAGCCGATCCCTGCGAGGTGCGCAAAGTGGCGGCCTTTGTCAACGAAAGGGTCGCCGAGGTAACCCTCGGGAATAAGGTCGTCGATACCCTGAACATCGCTGTTCTTGCCTTGATGAATCTGGCGGGCGCCCATCTTCGGATGCAGGAGGAGATGGCGGAAGATCAGGGGATGCAGGGGCGGCTCGAAGGGTTGATTCGCCGTCTCGACGACGTCTGCCCCGAGTCCTGTTCGGCCGGGTCAGGCAGTCCCCCCGGATCCGAGGAATCCTGA
- a CDS encoding GAF domain-containing sensor histidine kinase: MSRQKRERHVHRLHRAGAEITALKIAVTYMVFGGAWILLSDRALSLFIFDPATLTSLQTVKGWFFVLLTGGLLYLLAERQIGRLRRHDLALRGIVEGISAHVGEKFFASLTRQLALTTHVRSTLIGEYLPDRGTIRTLAICIDGVLQDNCEFPLDGTPWASILEGKPLFFPRNVCRQFPLPPFLAKLGVQSCLGAPLLDAERRVTGMIAVIGDRPLRDPDLCQSLLQIFAVRAAGELERKVNTDLLQSRFDEIRTIFDTLHAVVYVADLEDYRLLFLNRRGAALFGENWQNRTCYEVLQAGIKDPPCNFCTNPILSGHELTDPPYEWEFLNTANQRWYQCTDKVIRWTDGRKVRLEIAIDITERKEMERMKEEFLAAVGHEMRTPLTAILGFAEYLLENPSTPEERLSFLATLHQEAERLNTLIDNFLELQRLQAKKSDYQFVPLPVAELYEKTLRHFTYTASTHRFVIACPTGLPPVPGDRQGLERLLENLVSNAVKYSPEGGEITLGAHRKGSKIILWVQDRGIGIPPGEEDRVFERFYRVDRSNRREIAGTGLGLALVKEIAAAHEGRVWLERPPGGGSTFFVALPLRRRDFQNQPSPGPERPSTPEGQKAVFNRDESR; the protein is encoded by the coding sequence ATGTCGAGACAAAAGCGAGAACGCCATGTCCATCGCCTCCACCGGGCCGGCGCGGAAATCACCGCTCTGAAGATAGCCGTCACTTACATGGTATTCGGCGGGGCATGGATCCTTCTTTCCGACAGGGCCCTCAGCCTCTTCATCTTCGATCCGGCGACCCTGACCAGCCTGCAGACCGTCAAGGGGTGGTTCTTTGTCCTCCTCACAGGAGGACTCCTCTATCTCCTTGCCGAACGCCAGATCGGAAGGTTGCGCCGCCACGATCTCGCCCTGCGGGGGATCGTCGAAGGGATTTCCGCCCATGTGGGAGAAAAATTCTTTGCCTCCCTGACCCGTCAACTCGCCCTCACCACCCACGTCCGAAGCACCCTGATCGGAGAATATCTCCCGGACCGCGGGACCATCCGCACCCTGGCCATCTGCATCGACGGCGTTCTCCAGGACAATTGCGAATTCCCTCTCGACGGAACCCCCTGGGCCTCGATCCTCGAAGGCAAGCCCCTTTTCTTCCCCCGAAATGTTTGCCGTCAATTTCCCCTCCCCCCCTTTCTGGCAAAACTGGGGGTCCAGAGTTGCCTTGGGGCCCCCCTTCTCGATGCCGAGCGGCGGGTTACGGGGATGATCGCGGTCATTGGCGACCGTCCCCTCAGGGACCCGGACCTGTGCCAGTCGCTGCTGCAGATTTTTGCCGTGCGCGCCGCCGGCGAACTGGAGCGCAAGGTCAACACGGATTTGCTGCAATCCCGGTTCGACGAGATCCGCACCATCTTCGACACCCTTCATGCGGTGGTCTACGTTGCCGACCTCGAAGATTACCGTCTCCTCTTCCTCAATCGCAGGGGGGCCGCCCTTTTCGGGGAGAATTGGCAGAACAGGACCTGCTACGAGGTGCTGCAGGCCGGCATCAAGGATCCGCCGTGCAACTTCTGCACGAACCCCATCCTTTCGGGCCATGAATTAACCGACCCCCCCTACGAGTGGGAGTTCCTGAACACCGCCAATCAGCGCTGGTATCAGTGCACCGACAAGGTCATCCGCTGGACGGATGGACGAAAGGTCCGCCTCGAAATCGCCATCGACATCACAGAACGCAAGGAAATGGAGCGGATGAAGGAGGAGTTCCTCGCCGCGGTCGGCCATGAGATGCGCACCCCGCTGACGGCCATTCTCGGTTTTGCCGAGTACCTGCTGGAAAATCCGAGCACCCCGGAGGAGAGACTCTCCTTTTTGGCGACCCTGCACCAGGAGGCGGAGCGACTCAACACCCTGATCGACAACTTCCTTGAACTGCAGCGGCTGCAGGCCAAAAAAAGCGATTACCAGTTCGTCCCCCTGCCGGTGGCGGAGCTGTACGAAAAGACCCTACGCCACTTCACCTACACCGCATCGACCCACCGCTTCGTCATCGCCTGTCCCACAGGACTCCCCCCGGTTCCCGGCGACCGGCAGGGGCTCGAGCGGCTCCTCGAGAACCTCGTCTCCAATGCCGTCAAATATTCTCCCGAGGGGGGAGAAATCACCCTCGGAGCCCACCGGAAGGGGAGCAAAATCATCCTCTGGGTCCAGGACCGGGGGATCGGCATCCCGCCCGGGGAAGAGGATCGGGTCTTTGAACGGTTCTACCGGGTCGATCGCTCAAACCGTCGAGAAATCGCCGGCACCGGCCTGGGGCTGGCCCTGGTCAAAGAGATTGCCGCAGCCCACGAAGGCCGCGTCTGGCTAGAGAGGCCCCCGGGAGGCGGAAGCACTTTTTTTGTCGCCCTTCCCCTCCGCCGGAGAGACTTCCAGAACCAGCCCTCTCCCGGCCCGGAAAGGCCATCGACACCCGAAGGCCAGAAGGCTGTTTTCAACCGGGACGAATCACGGTAG